A section of the Cuniculiplasma divulgatum genome encodes:
- a CDS encoding argininosuccinate synthase gives MYKRGLLLYSGGLDTSVILKMLQDKLGMEVVTLTLDVGQEENDLAAIAEKAWKLGASDVITKNVKNEFANGYISREIMADGMYDGVYPLSTSIARPLMSLEAVSAADTHDCDVIVHGCTGKGNDQVRFEVSIRALNPDLNVIAPVRDWGLNRDQEMEYASKNGIPVKLGGKYSTDENLWGRSVEGSDLEDPRKAIPADAYAWVTPPDHVPHETTEFTLQFSGGIPVEINGVRKPLARIVADLNEIAGRAGYGAIDHLEDRVTGIKSREFYECPAASVIINAHRSLERMTLSREETAFKSIVESKWTTMTYDGLWFDPLMDHLNSFLKSVNAYVSGTVSLKLQNGNLLVQGMESPYTLYNYEKSTYGIHDTFDQSYAKGFVELFGMQTVNTNSVRKKAVAEISKSF, from the coding sequence ATGTATAAACGAGGATTGCTGCTGTATTCCGGAGGATTGGACACTTCTGTTATCCTGAAGATGTTGCAGGATAAGCTGGGGATGGAGGTTGTAACCCTGACCCTTGATGTGGGGCAGGAAGAAAACGATCTTGCCGCAATAGCTGAAAAGGCCTGGAAGCTGGGTGCATCAGATGTCATAACCAAGAATGTGAAGAACGAGTTTGCAAACGGATACATTTCCAGGGAGATAATGGCTGATGGTATGTATGATGGGGTCTACCCGCTCTCCACAAGCATTGCGCGCCCGCTGATGTCCCTTGAAGCCGTGAGTGCCGCAGATACACATGACTGCGATGTCATAGTTCATGGATGCACGGGCAAGGGCAACGATCAGGTCAGGTTTGAGGTATCAATCAGGGCCCTGAATCCAGACCTAAATGTTATCGCCCCTGTGCGTGACTGGGGACTGAACAGGGATCAGGAGATGGAATATGCCTCAAAGAATGGAATTCCGGTCAAGCTGGGTGGAAAATACTCCACCGATGAGAACCTGTGGGGAAGGTCTGTGGAAGGTTCAGATCTTGAAGACCCAAGGAAAGCAATACCGGCAGATGCCTATGCCTGGGTTACGCCACCAGATCATGTCCCACATGAAACCACGGAGTTTACATTACAATTCAGCGGAGGAATCCCTGTGGAGATCAACGGCGTCCGGAAGCCGCTTGCCAGGATTGTCGCGGACCTGAATGAAATTGCAGGCAGGGCAGGCTATGGAGCCATAGATCATCTTGAGGACAGGGTCACGGGAATCAAGAGCAGGGAATTTTATGAATGCCCGGCTGCATCCGTAATCATAAACGCCCACAGGTCCCTGGAGCGGATGACGCTGAGCAGGGAGGAGACGGCCTTCAAATCCATAGTGGAATCAAAGTGGACCACAATGACCTATGACGGCCTGTGGTTCGATCCCCTTATGGATCACCTGAACAGTTTCCTGAAGAGCGTTAACGCCTATGTATCAGGTACTGTATCATTGAAACTGCAGAACGGGAATCTGCTTGTTCAGGGAATGGAAAGCCCCTACACACTTTACAATTATGAGAAATCAACCTATGGAATCCATGACACCTTTGACCAGTCATATGCCAAGGGATTTGTTGAGCTCTTCGGGATGCAGACTGTGAACACCAACAGCGTCAGGAAGAAGGCAGTGGCGGAAATATCCAAGAGTTTCTGA
- a CDS encoding Xaa-Pro peptidase family protein, whose amino-acid sequence MDFKNVFGYARETDAILIIQGDENSVDKTFFYLTGVDGGLFEGSALIVKPDEVKIITSALEEETARKTGLEVIVANGKAEFEKAIKDNLGGLDSIGLNYSALTVSRYKDILRIIPDKEFVDVSSSIMEARRMKSPEELSRIREAAKIGSEAFESTVTKLKEGMTESEVSALIAYEMMKLGASEPSFSTIVAFGENASMPHYSPGDRKLKKNDFVLIDFGARYRRYCSDITRTVVFGHASPDQREMYDVVFRAQDESMKAIKENVNGKDVDAVARKIIDSTKFKGRFIHSLGHGLGMDVHDHPALSSNYDFPLKANMVVTVEPGVYVPRVGGVRIEDDVIVKKDGFELITTAPRELMEIS is encoded by the coding sequence ATGGACTTCAAAAACGTGTTTGGATATGCCCGGGAAACTGATGCCATACTGATTATCCAGGGGGATGAAAACTCCGTGGACAAGACATTTTTTTACCTTACCGGCGTGGATGGTGGGCTGTTTGAGGGTTCAGCGCTCATTGTGAAGCCGGACGAAGTGAAGATAATAACATCTGCTCTTGAAGAAGAGACTGCAAGAAAAACGGGGCTTGAGGTCATAGTGGCAAACGGAAAGGCGGAATTCGAGAAAGCCATCAAGGATAACCTCGGAGGCCTTGATTCAATAGGTCTGAATTATTCTGCTCTGACGGTGAGCAGATACAAGGACATACTGCGCATAATTCCTGACAAGGAATTTGTTGATGTCTCATCATCCATAATGGAAGCGCGCAGGATGAAATCACCCGAGGAACTATCGAGAATAAGGGAAGCTGCAAAAATAGGAAGCGAAGCCTTTGAGAGCACAGTAACAAAGCTCAAGGAGGGAATGACAGAAAGCGAGGTCTCTGCCCTCATAGCCTACGAGATGATGAAGCTCGGTGCTTCAGAGCCTTCATTCAGCACCATCGTGGCATTCGGTGAGAACGCATCCATGCCCCATTATTCACCGGGAGACAGGAAACTGAAGAAGAATGATTTTGTGCTCATAGATTTCGGGGCAAGGTACCGCAGGTACTGCTCGGACATCACAAGAACCGTTGTATTCGGGCATGCAAGCCCAGATCAGCGCGAAATGTATGATGTGGTATTCAGGGCGCAGGACGAGAGCATGAAAGCCATTAAGGAAAACGTCAACGGGAAGGATGTTGATGCTGTTGCCAGGAAGATAATAGATTCTACAAAGTTCAAGGGTAGATTCATTCATTCACTGGGGCATGGCCTTGGCATGGATGTTCATGATCATCCTGCACTTTCATCGAACTATGATTTCCCGCTTAAGGCAAACATGGTTGTGACTGTTGAACCAGGAGTATATGTTCCAAGGGTAGGTGGAGTGAGGATAGAGGACGACGTCATTGTGAAGAAGGATGGCTTCGAGCTCATCACCACAGCTCCAAGGGAACTGATGGAAATATCGTGA
- a CDS encoding DNA primase large subunit PriL, producing the protein MIPAGINIYLDADATRIKGFLESNDRESERLRRNAFRLIIEAMNDQESREITSAEDLRCLPLTLWVLRRIGEPILTSRVLNHARDLLEGFLMSRTIASEFVPDYARRYGVVMEYDEMTGLYMIRAGDFVNLTSRLSGYKYRLIYQSLRHGTVYCDREVAAKIVREAFVRKLSSIFSSLSDEESYSITAPVSDSIDEIIDIFQKSGIKKSIDLGEVDATLFPPCIKEYITQMRDGVNLPHMARFTLVSFLHKIGMNNDGIIGLFKTAPDFNERMTTYQVNHVTGEISSTEYSPPKCTVLRSNHLCYWGEDPVCHRDWLKHPLQYYTYKKRKKSGELPLNKAKKS; encoded by the coding sequence ATGATTCCGGCAGGCATCAACATATATCTTGACGCAGATGCTACTAGAATAAAGGGGTTTCTGGAGTCAAATGACAGAGAAAGCGAAAGGCTGAGGCGCAATGCTTTCCGCCTCATAATTGAGGCCATGAATGACCAGGAATCCAGGGAAATTACTTCCGCTGAGGACCTCAGGTGCCTTCCGCTTACCCTGTGGGTCCTGAGAAGGATCGGCGAACCTATACTGACCTCAAGGGTACTGAACCATGCCCGTGACCTGCTGGAAGGCTTCCTCATGAGCAGGACAATTGCCAGCGAATTTGTGCCGGATTACGCCAGAAGATACGGCGTGGTCATGGAATATGACGAAATGACTGGCCTCTATATGATCCGTGCCGGTGATTTTGTCAATCTCACATCCCGCCTGAGTGGCTACAAATATCGCCTCATTTACCAGAGTTTGAGGCATGGGACAGTCTACTGCGACAGGGAAGTGGCGGCGAAGATCGTGAGAGAAGCATTCGTCAGGAAGTTATCCTCAATATTCAGCAGCCTTTCAGACGAGGAAAGCTATTCCATAACAGCTCCGGTCAGTGACAGCATCGATGAAATAATTGATATTTTCCAGAAGTCCGGCATTAAGAAGTCCATTGACCTGGGTGAGGTCGATGCCACCCTGTTTCCGCCCTGCATAAAGGAATATATCACGCAGATGCGTGACGGGGTAAATCTTCCGCACATGGCAAGATTCACACTTGTAAGCTTCCTGCATAAGATAGGCATGAACAATGATGGAATCATAGGTCTCTTCAAAACTGCACCGGACTTCAATGAGCGCATGACCACATATCAGGTGAACCATGTGACCGGTGAGATTTCAAGCACTGAATATTCTCCACCAAAGTGCACGGTGCTCAGATCAAACCATCTTTGCTACTGGGGAGAAGATCCAGTATGCCACAGGGACTGGCTTAAGCATCCTCTTCAATACTACACTTACAAGAAGAGAAAAAAATCAGGAGAGCTTCCGCTCAATAAGGCTAAGAAGAGTTGA
- a CDS encoding signal recognition particle subunit SRP19/SEC65 family protein — translation MTLTLYSQYFNPKSSRRLGRRVSLEAARNFTDGKLEEILKSMNIRYEVRDARYPRVPWEKSKMFIVEANLKKSTLLSLIERKLS, via the coding sequence ATGACCCTGACACTGTACAGCCAGTATTTTAACCCAAAATCCAGCAGGAGGCTGGGAAGAAGGGTATCACTTGAAGCTGCCAGAAATTTTACCGATGGTAAGCTTGAGGAAATATTGAAGTCCATGAACATAAGGTACGAGGTTCGCGATGCCAGATATCCGCGCGTTCCGTGGGAAAAGTCAAAGATGTTCATCGTGGAGGCAAATCTAAAAAAATCAACTCTTCTTAGCCTTATTGAGCGGAAGCTCTCCTGA
- a CDS encoding 30S ribosomal protein S8e encodes MTIFQGKATKKFTGGKLKAGRSKRRYELGREPTLTRIGPEARKVMRTMGGNSKSVLMRAEKANVYNPKDKTTKSVPIKTVKENPANPHYVQRNIMSRGTVIQTELGDARITSRPGQDGVVNAVLL; translated from the coding sequence ATGACAATATTTCAGGGAAAAGCTACAAAAAAATTCACGGGCGGCAAGCTTAAAGCCGGAAGAAGCAAGAGAAGGTATGAACTTGGCAGAGAGCCAACACTCACGAGAATTGGCCCCGAAGCCAGGAAAGTTATGAGAACGATGGGCGGGAACTCAAAATCCGTGCTCATGAGAGCAGAAAAAGCCAATGTCTATAACCCAAAAGATAAGACTACCAAAAGCGTCCCAATTAAAACAGTGAAAGAGAATCCGGCAAATCCACATTATGTACAGAGGAATATAATGTCCAGGGGAACTGTCATACAGACAGAACTTGGCGATGCCAGAATAACATCCAGACCGGGTCAGGACGGAGTTGTTAACGCAGTTCTCCTATGA
- a CDS encoding GNAT family N-acetyltransferase, whose amino-acid sequence MEISNVKIDWAPILEGQIKYLEEIYPDVAIRETYRDIIERLNENKIKSRIILNGITVAGYAFVMESSLLSDRIYGSLGFTDSAFASDVRIRNLVEWAENIAKAQGKYLMINEIFRAEEASVKLLSDIGYTRVRRDRMEISLDEFNMKSENYPQEFEVLPITNTTYQEYSKAEFDAYAGTLDSILFHTTSEADRFSMAKAIFNGSYGEIIPSASSIIRHHGKLIAAILATTKPEKQTDGSRSLITDIFVNRDYRGNGIATTMMINCLNRLKYLGFETAELWVTNGNEAAHIYEKLGFKPSASAKEIFYYRKP is encoded by the coding sequence GCACCTATACTTGAGGGCCAGATAAAGTACCTGGAAGAGATCTATCCTGATGTTGCCATCAGAGAAACCTACCGCGATATCATTGAACGTCTGAACGAAAACAAGATCAAATCCAGGATCATACTTAACGGAATAACAGTAGCAGGCTATGCGTTCGTTATGGAGAGCTCCCTCCTCAGTGACAGAATTTACGGATCACTGGGATTCACTGACAGTGCGTTTGCATCTGACGTGAGAATCCGGAACCTTGTGGAATGGGCAGAAAACATTGCAAAGGCCCAGGGCAAGTATCTGATGATCAATGAAATATTTAGAGCCGAGGAAGCTTCGGTGAAACTCCTCTCGGACATTGGCTACACCAGGGTAAGGCGTGACAGGATGGAAATTTCACTGGACGAATTTAACATGAAAAGTGAAAATTACCCGCAGGAGTTTGAAGTACTGCCCATAACCAATACAACATACCAGGAATATTCAAAGGCGGAATTTGATGCATATGCTGGAACACTGGATTCGATTCTTTTCCATACCACAAGTGAAGCTGACCGCTTTTCCATGGCGAAGGCCATTTTCAATGGATCGTATGGAGAAATAATCCCGTCAGCCAGCAGTATAATCCGGCATCACGGAAAGCTTATTGCTGCAATTTTGGCCACAACAAAGCCTGAAAAGCAGACGGATGGGAGCCGGTCATTGATTACGGACATTTTTGTGAACAGGGATTACAGGGGAAACGGGATTGCAACAACTATGATGATAAACTGCCTGAACAGGCTGAAGTATCTTGGATTTGAGACCGCAGAACTCTGGGTGACAAATGGCAATGAGGCCGCTCACATATATGAAAAACTTGGTTTCAAGCCATCAGCATCAGCAAAGGAGATCTTCTACTACCGAAAACCTTAG